A single genomic interval of Gammaproteobacteria bacterium harbors:
- a CDS encoding GAF domain-containing protein, giving the protein MTATAQSDATLATDDAWFRPYFLVDDKLRVSGWPDVTARTLERPAERTLGRHCWETMESWGCTGSCHNQNAGLFGTGMCSRLPVGNGQRGWIVWLNPDRIVRSDPGSATLEGLLVRGALTHWVATQPLNSILDAIRHACGAADCELFLLEGQREEVVLRGCVGADREAFLQRTRMPLGQGYPGKIIQTCQPLCTSSLQEDDRFLRDAVKHSGIQTIIGVPLLDGAHPMGYLGVAWKQGSIPLGWALHLVEGIQSLLIEAARHAARPHAPSLPQCVLRCFGPLELEHDNRRMAQDAFPRRKALDLLRHLVLARGAPLQRDVLVERLWPDAHWYAGVNRLHVTINALRSTLATILPQHRGTLITQRHGNYRLDIDALGPIDAFVFSDAIDAARTRLRENNPDAAIRFLEQALPLYRGELFADAEDIAFEPHRQYFRLRYREGLRMLVDLYLHEGRTETALEALFEARERADVESDLQDLIARCGDDSMAPRMPGAR; this is encoded by the coding sequence GTGACTGCAACCGCCCAGAGTGATGCGACGCTCGCAACCGACGATGCCTGGTTCCGACCTTATTTTCTGGTCGACGACAAACTGCGCGTGTCCGGATGGCCCGATGTCACGGCACGGACCCTCGAGCGGCCAGCGGAGCGGACACTGGGTCGCCATTGCTGGGAGACGATGGAATCGTGGGGCTGCACGGGCAGCTGTCACAACCAGAACGCGGGGCTGTTTGGCACAGGTATGTGTAGCCGTTTACCGGTCGGCAACGGTCAGCGTGGCTGGATCGTATGGCTGAATCCGGACCGGATCGTCCGCAGCGATCCCGGCAGCGCGACGCTCGAAGGTCTCCTGGTGCGCGGTGCGCTGACCCACTGGGTGGCCACACAGCCACTCAACTCGATCCTTGATGCGATCCGCCATGCATGCGGCGCCGCGGACTGTGAGCTCTTCCTCCTCGAGGGTCAGCGCGAAGAGGTCGTGCTGCGTGGTTGCGTCGGAGCCGACCGGGAGGCTTTTCTGCAACGTACCCGCATGCCGCTTGGCCAGGGGTACCCCGGCAAGATCATCCAAACCTGCCAACCACTGTGCACGTCTTCGCTGCAGGAAGACGACCGATTTCTGCGCGATGCGGTCAAGCACAGCGGAATCCAGACCATTATCGGAGTGCCCCTGTTGGATGGGGCACATCCGATGGGGTACCTTGGCGTGGCCTGGAAACAGGGCTCGATTCCACTCGGTTGGGCACTGCACCTGGTCGAGGGCATTCAATCGCTTCTGATCGAGGCTGCGCGGCATGCCGCACGCCCCCACGCACCGTCACTGCCGCAATGTGTGCTGCGCTGCTTCGGACCGCTCGAACTCGAACACGACAACCGCCGCATGGCGCAGGACGCATTTCCTCGCCGCAAGGCACTCGACCTGTTGCGTCACCTGGTACTGGCCCGCGGTGCGCCTCTCCAGCGCGACGTGCTGGTGGAGCGCCTCTGGCCGGATGCGCATTGGTATGCCGGCGTGAACCGGCTCCACGTGACGATCAACGCGTTGCGCAGCACGCTGGCGACCATACTGCCGCAACACCGCGGAACGTTGATCACGCAGCGTCACGGCAACTATCGACTGGATATTGATGCGCTCGGGCCAATAGATGCTTTCGTGTTTTCCGATGCAATCGATGCCGCTCGCACGCGTTTGCGTGAAAACAATCCAGATGCGGCAATCCGCTTCCTGGAACAAGCCCTGCCCCTGTATCGCGGCGAGCTGTTTGCCGATGCCGAGGACATCGCCTTCGAACCGCATCGACAGTACTTTCGCCTGCGGTACCGTGAGGGGCTGAGAATGCTGGTGGACCTGTATCTGCACGAGGGACGCACCGAGACCGCGCTCGAAGCGCTGTTCGAAGCCCGCGAGCGCGCAGACGTCGAGAGCGATCTGCAGGATCTCATCGCGAGGTGTGGCGATGACTCCATGGCGCCACGCATGCCTGGAGCTCGCTAA